From the genome of SAR202 cluster bacterium, one region includes:
- a CDS encoding glutamate synthase subunit beta, with translation MGKPTGFIELKKVPLPKRPVKERVGDYKEFLKDWDEKTAREQGARCMNCSVPFCHKGCPLGNLIPDWNDLVYRGRWEQALTALHATNNFPEFTGRVCPAPCEASCVLAINQDPVTIEYIEKSIADRGWKEGWIKPEPPTSRTGKKVAVVGSGPAGLAAAQQINRAGHSVTVFERADYIGGLLRLGIPDFKLEKQVVQRRVDQMEAEGVTFQTGVEVGKTFPAEKLLNEYDGVVLTGGSTKPRDLQAPGRDLKGVHFAMEYLTQQNLINAGEKVPAKSRISAEGKRVIILGGGDTGSDCLGTAHRQGAEVVYQFEIMPEPPASRRPDNPWPQWPTILRSSSSHDEGGVRDYSILTKRFSGANGKLEKIHAVKVEWGAPDASGRPTMHEIDGSEFEMETDLVLLAMGFLYPEPDGMLAQLGVQLDRRGNVVTTADKMTSVPGIFAAGDMARGQSLVVWALAEGREAARGVDKYLMGKTSLRPVLSTR, from the coding sequence ATGGGAAAGCCTACCGGTTTCATTGAGCTTAAGAAGGTGCCTCTGCCGAAGCGCCCGGTAAAAGAGCGCGTCGGCGACTACAAAGAGTTCCTCAAGGACTGGGACGAGAAGACCGCCAGAGAGCAGGGCGCGCGGTGCATGAACTGCTCCGTCCCCTTCTGCCACAAGGGCTGCCCGCTTGGCAACCTCATTCCGGACTGGAACGACCTGGTATACCGCGGCCGGTGGGAGCAGGCGCTCACAGCCCTTCACGCCACGAACAACTTCCCGGAGTTCACAGGCCGCGTCTGCCCCGCGCCGTGCGAGGCATCCTGCGTGCTGGCGATCAACCAGGACCCGGTGACGATCGAGTACATCGAGAAGAGCATCGCCGACCGCGGGTGGAAGGAAGGCTGGATCAAGCCCGAGCCGCCGACGTCGCGCACCGGCAAGAAGGTAGCCGTCGTCGGCTCCGGCCCTGCGGGCCTCGCTGCCGCGCAGCAGATCAACCGCGCCGGCCATTCGGTGACGGTGTTCGAGCGGGCGGACTACATCGGCGGCCTGCTTCGCCTCGGCATACCGGACTTCAAGCTGGAGAAGCAGGTAGTCCAGCGCCGGGTGGACCAGATGGAGGCGGAGGGCGTCACATTCCAGACCGGCGTGGAGGTCGGCAAGACCTTCCCGGCTGAGAAGCTCCTCAATGAGTACGATGGGGTCGTCCTTACCGGAGGCTCCACGAAGCCGCGCGACCTCCAGGCGCCCGGCCGCGATCTGAAGGGCGTGCACTTCGCAATGGAGTACCTTACCCAGCAAAACCTCATCAACGCCGGCGAAAAGGTCCCGGCGAAGAGCCGGATTTCCGCCGAGGGCAAGCGCGTCATCATCCTCGGCGGCGGCGACACAGGCTCAGACTGCCTGGGCACGGCGCACCGGCAGGGCGCTGAGGTAGTCTACCAGTTTGAGATCATGCCGGAGCCGCCCGCGTCCCGCCGGCCGGACAACCCATGGCCGCAATGGCCCACCATTCTGCGCTCTTCCTCGTCGCACGACGAGGGCGGCGTGCGGGACTACAGCATCCTCACCAAGCGCTTCTCCGGCGCCAACGGCAAGCTTGAGAAGATTCACGCTGTGAAGGTGGAGTGGGGCGCGCCCGACGCTTCCGGCCGCCCGACGATGCACGAGATCGACGGCAGCGAGTTCGAGATGGAGACCGACCTTGTCCTCCTCGCGATGGGCTTCCTCTACCCCGAGCCGGACGGCATGCTCGCCCAGCTTGGCGTCCAGCTCGACCGGCGCGGCAACGTGGTCACCACCGCGGACAAGATGACCAGTGTGCCCGGCATCTTCGCCGCGGGGGACATGGCGCGCGGGCAGTCACTGGTGGTGTGGGCGCTTGCCGAGGGCAGGGAGGCCGCGCGCGGCGTGGACAAGTACCTCATGGGGAAGACCAGCCTCCGGCCGGTGCTCTCCACGAGATAG
- a CDS encoding DUF2934 domain-containing protein, translating into MNKEERIQQIAYELWEKDGRPHGKAAEHYYRAERIWMAETQQNGDNGGSPASSIAPVMTGTPATPSARRAAPTKKPTKNRHDSALQRS; encoded by the coding sequence ATGAACAAAGAAGAGCGAATACAACAAATCGCATACGAACTATGGGAAAAGGACGGCCGACCCCATGGAAAGGCAGCTGAGCACTATTACCGCGCCGAACGGATCTGGATGGCTGAGACACAGCAGAACGGTGATAACGGCGGCTCCCCTGCCTCATCGATTGCTCCGGTCATGACGGGCACGCCGGCGACGCCGTCTGCACGACGCGCGGCGCCAACCAAAAAGCCGACCAAAAATAGGCACGATTCCGCACTTCAACGTTCGTGA
- the gap gene encoding type I glyceraldehyde-3-phosphate dehydrogenase, whose translation MATRVGINGFGRIGRQVLRAMMERHPGKLEVVAVNDLADTKTNAHLFKYDSNYGVYAGKVEAKEKELVIDGHSVKVMQGTDPAKLAWRDYGVDIVVESTGRFTDAAKAGGHREGGAKKVIISAPAKGEDATLVLGVNEKSYDPKKHNIISNASCTTNCVATMAKVLHDNFVIERGLMTTIHSYTNDQKILDQVHEDMRRARAAAVNIIPTTTGAAKAVGLVLPDLNGKIHGMAFRVPTPTGSVTDLVVNLKKNASPVEINQAYKDAAAGALKGIVEYTEEPIVSSDIIRNPNSSIIDGLSTMSMGGNLVKVVGWYDNEWGYSCRTADLAAFIAAKGV comes from the coding sequence ATGGCAACTCGCGTCGGTATCAACGGGTTTGGGCGCATCGGCCGGCAGGTGCTGCGCGCCATGATGGAGCGCCACCCCGGCAAGCTCGAGGTTGTGGCCGTCAACGACCTCGCGGACACGAAGACGAACGCCCACCTGTTCAAATACGACTCTAACTACGGCGTATACGCCGGCAAAGTAGAGGCCAAAGAGAAGGAGCTTGTCATCGACGGGCACTCCGTCAAGGTTATGCAGGGGACGGACCCGGCGAAGCTGGCCTGGCGAGACTACGGCGTGGACATCGTCGTAGAGTCCACTGGCCGGTTTACCGATGCTGCCAAGGCGGGCGGTCACCGTGAGGGCGGCGCCAAAAAGGTCATCATCTCCGCCCCGGCGAAGGGCGAGGACGCGACTCTTGTGCTGGGCGTCAACGAGAAGAGCTACGACCCGAAGAAGCACAACATCATCTCGAACGCATCCTGCACAACCAACTGCGTCGCGACCATGGCCAAGGTCCTGCACGACAACTTCGTCATCGAGCGCGGCCTCATGACGACTATTCATTCGTACACGAACGACCAGAAGATCCTGGACCAGGTGCACGAGGACATGCGCCGCGCCCGCGCGGCCGCGGTGAACATCATCCCCACAACGACCGGCGCGGCCAAGGCTGTGGGCCTGGTGCTGCCGGACCTCAACGGCAAGATCCACGGCATGGCCTTCCGCGTGCCCACGCCCACCGGCTCCGTGACGGACCTGGTCGTCAACCTCAAGAAGAACGCTTCGCCTGTGGAGATCAACCAGGCCTATAAGGACGCAGCGGCGGGCGCGCTTAAGGGCATCGTCGAGTACACCGAGGAGCCGATCGTCAGCAGCGACATTATCAGGAACCCCAACAGCAGCATCATCGACGGCCTGTCGACGATGTCTATGGGCGGGAACCTGGTGAAAGTCGTCGGCTGGTACGACAACGAGTGGGGCTATAGCTGCCGTACGGCAGACCTGGCGGCATTTATCGCGGCGAAGGGCGTATAG
- a CDS encoding HEPN domain-containing protein yields MKNSPGEARRWFLQAEHELAIAKHSLSGGFHSHVLFVSHQTAEKCLKALAYHRGDRTARGHSLVELVADLKSSFPPLEAFVNLANRLDKYYSPTRYPDALPGGSALSSL; encoded by the coding sequence ATGAAGAATAGCCCGGGTGAGGCACGCCGATGGTTCCTTCAGGCGGAACACGAGTTAGCGATCGCCAAGCATTCTCTGAGCGGCGGGTTTCACTCACATGTCCTGTTTGTCTCCCATCAAACGGCGGAGAAATGTTTGAAGGCGCTGGCATATCACCGTGGCGACAGGACGGCTCGAGGGCACTCTCTGGTGGAGCTCGTCGCCGATCTGAAAAGTTCCTTTCCGCCTCTCGAGGCTTTTGTAAATCTGGCAAACCGACTGGATAAATACTATTCGCCGACACGCTATCCCGATGCGCTTCCAGGGGGGAGTGCCCTTTCAAGTCTATGA
- a CDS encoding nucleotidyltransferase domain-containing protein, giving the protein MQTNPTKVLTGIPTIDEIKEAFAPILRRGGAIKAILFGSYANGIADRYSDIDLIIVVDTDLKWTRRYELFEGLIQAWPRAMDVLIYTPQEFDTMLAEGRAFLEDAVQQGVVIYEE; this is encoded by the coding sequence ATGCAGACAAATCCCACGAAGGTGCTCACGGGGATTCCGACTATAGACGAGATCAAGGAGGCGTTCGCGCCAATCCTCAGGCGCGGCGGCGCAATTAAAGCCATTCTTTTCGGGTCATACGCAAATGGGATAGCGGACAGGTACAGCGACATCGATTTGATCATCGTCGTGGATACCGATTTGAAGTGGACCAGGAGATACGAGCTATTCGAAGGCCTTATTCAAGCGTGGCCCAGAGCGATGGATGTTCTTATCTACACTCCGCAAGAGTTTGACACCATGCTTGCCGAAGGTAGAGCATTTCTTGAGGACGCTGTCCAGCAAGGCGTCGTGATATATGAAGAATAG
- a CDS encoding phosphopyruvate hydratase, translating to MLSTIARLNAREILDSRGNPTIEVDLITSNGLIGRAAVPSGASTGANEALELRDGDKSRYGGNGVLKAIKSVREEISAALVGKSVLDQAALDDLLIKLDGMENKSRLGANAMLGVSMAAAHAAAMAEGLPLYRHFAKDGAITLPAPMLNIFNGGKHAEQSADMQEFMVLPAGVASFREAVRAGSEIYQALKKIVKERHMGTAVGDEGGFAFKVASNRESLELVLKAIERAGYTPGKQVFMGLDVAATELWADGKYTLARDGATLTSAQMVDMYEKWVRDFPIISIEDGLAEGDWEGWAALTQRIGDRVQLVGDDLFTTNPKIIKQGIERKAANAVLIKLNQIGTVSETLEAIRTTRQAGWNAVVSHRSGETEDTTIADLAVGVSAGQIKTGAPARGERTAKYNRILRIEGELQDRAVYAGMSAYDRFLKKKV from the coding sequence ATGTTGAGCACGATTGCAAGGCTGAATGCAAGGGAGATACTCGACTCCCGAGGCAACCCGACGATTGAGGTAGACCTGATTACGTCGAATGGGCTCATCGGGCGCGCCGCCGTGCCGTCCGGGGCCAGCACGGGCGCTAACGAGGCGCTGGAGCTCCGGGACGGCGATAAGTCGCGCTACGGCGGCAACGGCGTGCTCAAGGCGATCAAGAGCGTCCGCGAGGAGATCTCCGCCGCGCTCGTGGGCAAGTCCGTCCTCGACCAGGCGGCGCTGGACGACCTTCTCATCAAGCTGGACGGCATGGAAAACAAGTCGCGCCTCGGCGCCAACGCCATGCTGGGCGTCTCCATGGCTGCCGCACACGCGGCGGCCATGGCGGAGGGGTTGCCGCTCTACAGGCACTTTGCGAAGGACGGCGCGATAACGCTGCCGGCACCTATGCTCAACATTTTCAACGGCGGCAAGCACGCCGAGCAGTCGGCCGACATGCAGGAGTTCATGGTCCTCCCGGCAGGGGTGGCGTCCTTCCGCGAAGCGGTCCGCGCAGGCTCGGAGATATACCAGGCGCTGAAGAAGATCGTGAAAGAGCGCCACATGGGCACGGCGGTGGGCGATGAGGGCGGCTTTGCGTTCAAGGTGGCATCAAACCGCGAGTCTCTTGAGCTGGTGCTCAAGGCCATCGAGCGGGCGGGGTACACGCCCGGCAAGCAGGTATTCATGGGCCTGGACGTGGCCGCGACGGAGCTCTGGGCCGACGGCAAGTACACTCTTGCAAGGGACGGCGCAACACTCACTTCGGCGCAGATGGTGGATATGTACGAGAAGTGGGTCCGCGACTTCCCAATCATCAGCATCGAGGACGGTCTGGCGGAGGGGGACTGGGAAGGGTGGGCCGCGCTCACCCAGCGCATCGGCGACAGGGTGCAGCTCGTCGGCGACGACCTGTTCACGACCAACCCGAAAATAATCAAACAGGGCATAGAGCGCAAGGCCGCGAACGCAGTCCTCATCAAGCTCAACCAGATTGGCACCGTTTCCGAAACGCTGGAGGCGATACGGACAACCCGGCAGGCAGGCTGGAACGCCGTCGTGAGCCACCGTTCAGGGGAGACGGAAGATACTACCATTGCGGACCTGGCCGTGGGCGTATCCGCGGGCCAGATCAAGACGGGAGCGCCTGCCAGGGGAGAGCGGACAGCCAAGTACAACCGCATTCTCCGTATTGAGGGAGAGCTCCAGGACAGGGCCGTTTACGCCGGCATGAGCGCGTACGACAGGTTCCTCAAGAAGAAGGTGTAG
- a CDS encoding TIGR00725 family protein, with translation MISVVGAGRPTPEIEALAEQVGAELGRRGITLVCGGGPGVMAAACKGAKSASGCTIGILPGNDPTDANPWVDYPICTGLGNGRNVVVVKSGRAVIAVGGFYGTLSEIALALDTGIPVIGLGSWELRRGGEPDPGIVTAATPAEAVEKALALAVERPAKAARRY, from the coding sequence ATGATATCGGTTGTCGGCGCAGGGAGGCCCACGCCGGAGATAGAGGCGCTCGCCGAGCAGGTAGGCGCCGAGCTCGGCCGCCGCGGGATCACGCTCGTCTGCGGGGGCGGCCCCGGGGTGATGGCGGCTGCCTGCAAAGGCGCGAAGTCCGCCAGCGGCTGTACGATCGGAATTCTTCCCGGCAACGACCCCACCGACGCCAACCCATGGGTGGACTACCCCATCTGCACCGGCCTCGGAAACGGCAGGAACGTTGTCGTTGTCAAGTCGGGCCGGGCGGTTATCGCCGTCGGAGGGTTCTACGGCACCCTGTCGGAGATCGCGCTGGCGCTGGACACCGGAATCCCGGTGATCGGCCTGGGAAGCTGGGAGCTGAGGCGAGGCGGCGAGCCTGACCCGGGCATTGTGACGGCCGCCACCCCTGCGGAGGCCGTCGAAAAGGCTCTGGCGCTGGCTGTGGAGAGGCCCGCAAAGGCCGCGAGGCGGTACTGA
- a CDS encoding homocysteine S-methyltransferase family protein, with amino-acid sequence MSRPDLVTRLAAGAMVLDGAISTELKRRGVIDSRESDGTVRKGIASRSATAVLDAPAELQSLHEDYLRAGADIITTNTFNTNRAKFDFRGIPEMAGRLEEINVRAVEIAVRARDSVKPGAYVAGSISPPKPRGAPIAPERAARDYIEQARILAGAGVDALLLEYHSSVAECVLAVRSVSGLGVPVLLGVCNVTEGGLMASGESFGRLAESLAGTGVSAVLAMCSRPDAISAALPKLIEEFDVAFGAYPNVVGDSEFTPEVHAAYAEKWRAMGARVVGGCCGTTPAHVAAVAQCL; translated from the coding sequence ATGTCACGACCGGACCTTGTCACCAGGCTCGCCGCCGGCGCTATGGTGCTGGACGGGGCGATCTCTACCGAGCTCAAGAGGCGCGGCGTCATCGACTCGCGCGAGTCCGACGGCACGGTAAGGAAGGGCATAGCGTCGCGATCGGCCACCGCTGTACTGGACGCGCCGGCAGAGCTCCAGTCGCTGCACGAGGACTACCTGCGAGCGGGCGCGGACATCATCACCACCAACACCTTCAACACCAACAGGGCGAAGTTCGACTTTCGCGGGATCCCGGAGATGGCCGGCCGCCTGGAGGAGATCAACGTCCGCGCCGTGGAGATAGCGGTGCGTGCGCGTGACTCGGTGAAGCCCGGGGCGTATGTCGCCGGCAGCATATCGCCGCCCAAACCACGGGGCGCGCCGATAGCGCCTGAAAGGGCGGCGCGTGACTATATCGAACAGGCGCGGATTCTTGCGGGCGCGGGCGTGGATGCTCTGCTGCTTGAGTACCACAGCAGCGTCGCGGAATGCGTGCTGGCTGTGCGGTCGGTCTCCGGCCTCGGCGTTCCAGTGCTCCTTGGTGTGTGCAACGTGACCGAGGGCGGACTGATGGCGAGCGGGGAGTCCTTCGGCCGGCTTGCTGAGTCGCTGGCAGGGACCGGCGTATCGGCGGTCCTGGCGATGTGCAGCAGGCCGGACGCGATCTCCGCTGCGCTGCCGAAGCTCATCGAGGAGTTCGACGTGGCTTTCGGAGCGTATCCCAACGTGGTCGGGGATTCTGAATTCACGCCGGAGGTGCATGCGGCGTACGCGGAGAAGTGGCGGGCCATGGGCGCGCGGGTAGTAGGAGGGTGCTGCGGCACCACTCCGGCGCACGTGGCGGCAGTGGCGCAGTGTCTGTGA
- a CDS encoding histone deacetylase family protein codes for MANAVDSRLFGLVVSDGHEVHRVRDRDYKETPQRLRALLAGVEAMPIWDRLPLRQFGEDPILAVHDSAFFRFMGDVINCLEPGEELLPSIVPIRNRDRLPADLTLQAPYYSLDTFTPITRNGYVTARKSVDCALTAAEAMLDGARAAYALIRPPGHHAEHRYFGGYCYFNSLAVAANYLSRRGKVAVFDLDYHHGNGQQEIFYRRNDVLTMSIHGHPSVAFPYFSGFEDETGTGAGEGFNLNVPLMEGVDGDAYRRALDRLVRRAEEFGPACIVVALGLDTARNDPAGTWLLRAEDFRRNGQAIGAFRLPTLVVQEGGYHLRTLGVNARSFFEGLWEGMGGA; via the coding sequence ATGGCTAACGCAGTGGACTCGCGGCTTTTCGGACTGGTCGTCAGCGACGGCCACGAAGTCCATCGCGTGCGTGACCGTGATTACAAGGAGACGCCGCAGCGGCTGCGCGCGCTTTTGGCCGGCGTCGAAGCGATGCCGATCTGGGACAGGCTGCCCCTCCGGCAATTCGGAGAAGACCCCATCCTGGCTGTCCACGACTCCGCCTTCTTCCGGTTCATGGGGGACGTAATCAATTGCCTGGAGCCTGGCGAAGAGCTGCTGCCTTCCATAGTGCCCATCAGGAACAGGGACAGGCTGCCTGCGGACCTGACGTTGCAGGCGCCCTACTACTCCCTGGATACCTTCACGCCTATAACGCGCAACGGATACGTGACGGCGAGGAAGTCTGTCGACTGCGCATTGACGGCGGCAGAGGCGATGCTGGACGGGGCGCGGGCGGCGTATGCCCTGATTCGGCCACCGGGACACCACGCGGAGCACCGGTACTTTGGGGGGTACTGCTACTTCAACTCCCTCGCTGTGGCGGCCAACTACCTGAGCCGTCGCGGCAAGGTGGCGGTCTTTGACCTGGACTACCATCACGGTAACGGCCAGCAGGAGATCTTCTACCGGCGCAATGACGTGCTGACGATGTCCATCCACGGCCATCCGAGCGTGGCGTTCCCGTACTTCAGCGGTTTTGAAGATGAGACCGGCACCGGCGCGGGTGAAGGGTTCAATCTCAACGTACCGCTGATGGAGGGGGTAGACGGCGACGCGTACCGACGCGCGCTGGACAGGCTTGTCCGGCGCGCGGAGGAATTCGGTCCGGCCTGCATTGTCGTCGCTCTCGGGCTGGATACGGCGCGCAATGACCCTGCCGGGACGTGGCTGCTCCGGGCGGAGGACTTCAGGCGCAACGGGCAAGCGATAGGCGCGTTTCGCCTGCCGACGCTGGTCGTGCAGGAGGGCGGATACCACTTGCGGACGCTGGGGGTGAACGCGCGCAGCTTCTTCGAAGGGCTGTGGGAGGGCATGGGGGGAGCCTGA